A genomic stretch from Caloenas nicobarica isolate bCalNic1 chromosome 3, bCalNic1.hap1, whole genome shotgun sequence includes:
- the TJAP1 gene encoding tight junction-associated protein 1 codes for MSSTAPLKKPYRKAPPQHREIRHEVPIIRDDQDGVILAEQSQEPLTDAERMKLLQHENEELRRRLTYVTNKMEAMERELESGQDYLEMELGQNREELEKFKDKFRRLQNSYTASQRTNQDLEEKLHALIKKAEMDRKTLDWEIVELTNKLLDAKTTINKLEELNERYRQDCNLAVQLLKCNKSHFRNHKFADLPYELQDMVNKHLHSTQESAGPGQEATHNLAPSDVVPTSVIARVLEKPESLVLNSAKSSSGSCPMAEDVFVHVDMSGAPPDACNSAGQVRKEGGDAGKQQNGGCKPQSSVESVPEEVPAFEKLSPYPTPSPPHPMYPGRKVIEFSEDKVRIPKNSPLPNCTYATRQAISLSLVQSEDESCDRHRTLPNSPTSEGCRSTSSCSCQQSPKTARAHGSSQSSPFSSPPQIPSAFASSASSEEDLLANWQRMFVDKAPPTSERVLMNRTAFSRDTAPDLQKRFSRSMQELGRAASAYSDGEESAQSCSWTVSRESSVDTDSTESRARRSHFSSDYGTDFSQDEAQKLLQESGGGTAEPGSPSPEKHKDYVDLGFPESPAEEREMLLQGSKEGDQGGAQEESGEGRVKPPFSRPHRSPKRMGVHHLHRKDSLTQAQEQGNLLS; via the exons ATGTCGAGCACAGCTCCATTGAAGAAGCCTTACCGCAAGGCACCCCCGCAGCATCGCGAGATCCGCCATGAGGTACCCATCATTCGTGATGACCAGGATGGAGTGATCTTGGCCGAGCAGAGTCAG GAACCCTTGACGGATGCAGAAAGGATGAA GCTACTGCAGCATGAGAATGAGGAGCTGCGCCGACGGCTGACGTATGTGACTAACAAAATGGAGGCAATGGAGAGGGAGCTGGAGTCAGGTCAGGACTACCTGGAGATGGAGCTGGGCCAGAACCgtgaggagctggagaaatTCAAGGACAAGTTCCGTag GTTGCAGAACAGCTACACTGCTTCCCAGAGGACCAACCAAGACCTGGAGGAGAAGCTGCACGCCCTG ATTAAAAAGGCAGAGATGGACCGCAAGACGCTGGACTGGGAGATTGTAGAGCTCACTAATAAATTGCTTGATGCCAAAACCACCATCAATAAGCTGGAGGAACTCAAT GAACGCTATCGACAGGACTGTAACCTTGCGGTACAGCTGCTCAAGTGTAATAAGTCCCACTTCAGGAACCACAAGTTTGCTGAT cTTCCCTATGAGCTGCAGGACATGGTCAATAAGCATTTGCACAGCACACAGGAGTCTGCAGGCCCTGGTCAAGAGGCAACCCACAATTTGGCTCCCTCTGATGTTGTGCCCACCTCAGTCATTGCCAGAGTCTTGGAGAAACCAGAATCTCTGGTTCTGAATTCAGCCAAGTCTAGCAGCGGCAGCTGTCCGATGGCTGAGGATGTCTTTGTGCATGTGGACATGAGTGGAGCCCCTCCTGATGCCTGCAACAGTGCAGGGcaggtgaggaaggagggggGAGATGCGGGGAAGCAGCAGAATGGTGGTTGCAAGCCACAGAGCAGTGTGGAAAGTGTGCCAGAGGAGGTGCCTGCCTTCGAGAAGCTAAGCCCATACCCTACACCCTCACCTCCCCATCCTATGTACCCTGGGCGCAAAGTCATTGAGTTCTCTGAGGACAAGGTAAGGATCCCAAAGAACAGTCCCCTGCCCAACTGTACATATGCTACGCGCCAGGCCATCTCCCTCAGCCTGGTACAGAGCGAAGATGAGAGCTGTGACAGGCACCGGACGCTCCCCAACAGCCCCACCTCGGAAGGGTGCCGTTCGACCTCCAGCTGTTCCTGTCAGCAGTCCCCCAAAACAGCCAGGGCTCACGGCTCTTCACAGAGCAGCCCCTTCAGCAGCCCTCCCCAAATCCCGAGCGCCTTcgccagctctgccagctctgaGGAGGACCTGCTGGCCAACTGGCAGCGTATGTTTGTGGACAAGGCACCTCCCACTTCAGAGCGGGTGCTGATGAACCGCACGGCTTTCAGCCGTGACACGGCCCCCGACCTCCAGAAGAGGTTCAGCCGCTCCATGCAGGAGCTGGGTAGGGCAGCCTCGGCTTACTCGGATGGCGAGGAGTCTgcgcagagctgcagctggactGTGAGCCGGGAGTCAAGTGTGGACACAGACAGCACTGAGTCCAGAGCCCGCAGAAGCCATTTCTCCTCAGACTATGGTACAGATTTCTCCCAGGATGAAGCCCAGAAGCTGTTGCAGGAAAGTGGTGGAGGCACTGCTGAGCCTGGAAGCCCCTCACCAGAGAAGCACAAGGACTATGTGGACCTTGGCTTTCCTGAGAGCCCCGCTGAGGAGAGAGAAATGTTGCTCCAGGGAAGCAAGGAGGGCGACCAAGGAGGTGCCCAAGAGGAAAGTGGAGAAGGCAGGGTCAAGCCTCCCTTCAGTCGGCCACACCGCAGCCCCAAGAGGATGGGGGTCCACCACTTACATCGCAAGGACAGTCTGACGCAAGCCCAGGAGCAGGGCAACCTTCTCAGTTGA
- the LRRC73 gene encoding leucine-rich repeat-containing protein 73 — protein MLPGSIQISGETLSGAEIRDICESLRENSVRLLSLRGCQLSERDFGHVCRGAAESRSLAQLNLNLGIVSNINRVKQLAEALKTNRSVQSLFLHGSPLTDAGLALLNPALSIHPSLVALDLGDCMLGDEGINLICGLLPPDGAKSGLKELTLSANPGVTSKGWGRLAIAVAHSSQLRVLNLDYNPLGDQVAGMLAVAVASSRTLEVLDLEGTGLTNQSAQTLLDMVENYPTALRTLILAENNISPELQQQISDLLSEGEEEEETEAREVTAREKNPWICQNNSSSQMVLMTSGLGDSLLAETEM, from the exons ATGCTGCCGGGGTCCATCCAGATCTCCGGGGAGACGCTGTCGGGGGCGGAGATCCGGGACATCTGCGAGAGCCTGCGGGAGAACTCGGTGCGGCTGCTGTCCCTGCGCGGCTGCCAGCTCTCCGAGCGCGACTTCGGGCACGTCTGCCGGGGGGCGGCCGAGTCCCGCTCCCTGGCCCAGCTCAACCTCAACCTGGGCATCGTCTCCAACATCAACCGCGTCAAGCAGCTGGCCGAGGCCCTGAAGACAAACCGCTCCGTCCAGTCGCTCTT CCTCCATGGGAGCCCCCTGACGGATGCAGGCTTGGCTCTCCTCAACCCTGCTCTCTCCATCCACCCCTCGCTGGTGGCTCTGGATCTAGGAGACTGCATGCTGGGCGATGAAGGCATCAACCTTATCTGTGGGCTCCTGCCACCTGATGGGGCCAAGTCCG gcctcAAAGAGCTGACGCTGAGCGCCAACCCAGGTGTCACAAGCAAAGGCTGGGGACGCCTGGCCATTGCAGTGGCTCACAGCTCACAGCTCCGTGTGCTGAACCTGGACTACAACCCCCTAG GTGACCAGGTAGCAGGGATGCTTGCTGTGGCTGTGGCCTCCAGTCGAACCCTCGAAGTTCTGGACTTGGAGGGAACAGGACTTACCAACCAGTCAGCCCAG ACCTTGCTGGACATGGTAGAGAATTACCCCACAGCCCTACGGACACTCATCCTGGCGGAAAACAACATTagtcctgagctgcagcagcagatctcTGACCTGCTCTCAgagggtgaggaagaggaggagacagAAGCTCGCGAAGTCACAGCCAGGGAGAAGAACCCTTGGATCTGCCAGAACA ATTCCAGCTCCCAGATGGTCCTGATGACGTCAGGTCTCGGTGACAGCCTCttagcagaaacagaaatgtag